The nucleotide window GATGGTCTGGCAGGCGGAGGTGTAGCGGACCGAGTCCTTCCAGGTCCAGCTGCCCTCCTTCAGGCGGTAGGCGAAGCCGTCGACGTTGCAGGCGTACGTCCGCTTCCAGTAGCCGGAGACGACCGTGATGGCCCGGCCTGCCACCGGGTGCGTGTCGTTGAGCGTCAGCGCGCTGATGCCGTACGAGCTCTTGATCTGCCCGTACGTGGTGGTCAGCTGGTAGAGCGAGACGTCCGTGTCGGTCATCGTGGCGTACGCGATCTTGCTGGCGCGCAGGGTGGCGACACGGGTGCCGGCGGAGTTCAGCAGGCCGAAGGTGCGGGTGGAGGCCCGGTCGACGATGACCTGGCCGGCCGCCGGGAAGCCGGTCTCCAGGCAGTGGCCGTTCGACATCACCAGCGCCGGGTCGTTGTCCTCCGAGTCCGGGAGGCGCACGACGGAGCCGGAACAGTTGCTGAGCGAGACGGTACCGGCGAAGGTGACGGCCTGGATCGCCGCGGGTGCCCTGGTGCCGGTGCCGGTCGACGTCTCCGTGGCGGCGACGGCCGGTGCCGCCAGGCCGGTCCCTGTGATCACCAGGGCTCCGAGCGCGGCGAGGAGAGGCTTCTTCATGTGGGGGGTCCCCTCTTGCGACGTGAGCGGCCGGAGGTCTTCCGGCCACTTCCCGTTTTTGTCATGCGCATTCTTAGCGCCGTCCTCCGCCCCGACAAGAACCTGTTTCCAGCCGCCCACGCCCGTCGGCGGGGCGGGCCGCGCGTACGGCTGCGGACCGGCGGGGGCCGGTCCGCAGTTCCCCGCACCCCGACGGGGACGGACGTCTCACGTGGCGGAAACACGGCGCGAGAACCCCTGCCCGCCCGTAAGCTCGCGACCATGCAGGTGATCCAGTCGACCAAACTCGCCAACGTCTGTTACGAGATCCGGGGCCCGGTCCTCGAGGAGGCGATGCGGCTGGAGGCGGCAGGCCACCGCATCCTCAAGCTCAACACCGGCAACCCGGCGGCGTTCGGCTTCGAGTGCCCCCCGGAGATCCTGGAGGACATCCTCCGCAACGTCTCCTCCGCGCACGGCTACGGGGACGCGAAGGGCCTGCTCGCGGCCCGCCGCGCCGTGGTCATGCACAACCAGACCCTCGGCATAGAGACGGACGTCGAGCACGTCTTCATCGGCAACGGCGTGTCCGAGCTGATCGTGATGGCGATGCAGGGCCTGCTGGACGACGGCGACGAGGTCCTCGTACCGGCGCCGGACTACCCCCTGTGGACCGCGGCCGTCTCCCTGTCCGGCGGCACCGCCGTGCACTACCGCTGCGACGAGCAGTCCGACTGGATGCCCGATCTCGCCGACGTGGAGCGGAAGGTCACCGACCGCACCAAGGCGATCGTGATCATCAACCCGA belongs to Streptomyces sp. V3I8 and includes:
- a CDS encoding serine protease, encoding MKKPLLAALGALVITGTGLAAPAVAATETSTGTGTRAPAAIQAVTFAGTVSLSNCSGSVVRLPDSEDNDPALVMSNGHCLETGFPAAGQVIVDRASTRTFGLLNSAGTRVATLRASKIAYATMTDTDVSLYQLTTTYGQIKSSYGISALTLNDTHPVAGRAITVVSGYWKRTYACNVDGFAYRLKEGSWTWKDSVRYTSACQTIGGTSGSPVIDNATNTVVAVNNTGNEDGGRCTDNNPCEVDANGTVTVRAGINYAQETYQIPACFGLDSKLDLSASGCTLPKP